The DNA sequence gaacaaaaacaaaaaagagatatattgaataatattttgactCAATATGTCCGTGCTACGTAATAACTAATAatttaactatatttttatcagaTTTTTCTACATgccatttttatgtatattttttttttatttaatattctttACATTCTTCTGTTCCAACATGCGCTTTAATACAGTTTGGACAAACAGCTGACATATAAGAAAAGACCAACACATCTGTAAGATTTTCATCCTCATATTTAGTATCATAGTAAATGCTTATTCCGGGGGTAGAAAACCTCCCTTTAGTATTTACTTTATGCATAGGTTATAGATTTCCTTTTATGTTGACGCATAAGCGCATTTTTACTGTAATATAGTTACAAAGGCGTTTGTCATTTTggtatatatttcttttacatTTGCAGCAACAGTGATATGCcaattacatatgtatgtgtttatacatatatatatatacatttattattatcatattcaCATATCGAAatagtattttaatttttttcccctATGTATCCAAGTTCCATCTTTAATATGCTGCATATTCTTAACGTGTTTGGGTTTATAAATagtacattattattaaccccctctccctttttttttttttttctcatttcccttatttcttatttaataaaatgctGCTCATTCTATCTATGCCTCATGTCGTACTAGCAGCACAAGGcggattattattattccgTCTTCCACgtataatatgtatgtatatattacatacgtatgtattatattgcatatatatatataatatatatatgtatgtgtgtatgtatgcatgtacgaATTATCTGCTTTCCATATAATTCGAGCTCGAAACACTTGGGATGCTCAAGTATGAATCCGCAAAATCAGTGTTTCCTTCATTCACTTGTTCATGAATTTGTTTTTGTATGTTTCTCCACAgttttcttgtttttctcTTTCGAGGTTGAACTAGGGATCCCAAAGGGGTAAActaatattaagaaaaaatataaacagaattaaaattattaaaatgaaatgaaataaaatgaaatgaagtaaaataaaatgaagtaaaataaaatgaagtaaaatgaaatgaagtaaaataaaatgaagtaaaataaaatgaagtaaaataaaatgaagtaaaataaaatgaagtaatataaaataatgatatatgggtaatatacgtatgtatggtTGTATGTATGGTCGCATGTATGGTCGCAGACGTGATAGTGTGCAAATAGCAAAATTAGGGCCAACTCAGGGCAATGAATTCCCTCATgttgaattataaaaataattttacaggagttaacaaattttataaatgtagaaTTTTTACTAACCTTATACAAAAtgaacataattaaaaatattccaaACATGGTCAAAAGAACAATTCTTGTATTATCGAATCCTGACAATTTTCGTATCCCAAATACgtaattatacaaatatgtataatcaTTCCTTGAGCACTTCACTAGATCGTCAATTGAGGCTTGTTCAGAAGTAACCATTCCTaaactttttaaatcatcatacaatatatttttatatgattcAAAAAAGTTATCTGCCTCCATACATATGGGATTTCCATCAAATTGACGAGGAGAATTACCTTCACatgttgtatatttatatattctatatatttgaaGACATTCATTgataaaattacaatatttatttctgtCTGAGCTATCTAcatctaatatttttttatcaatatttccaacatttttagtaaaataatataatttcgTTAAATCGCTTAATTCAACATTGCTCATATAGGAGGCTTTAAATTCatcaaattttttagaaatattagCTGTAATATATTCTCCAAATTTTGTTATCAAATCTCTCATAGCAACAGAAGAAAAATCTATTCCACGTTTATTTTGAGGAAACCATTCCTTAAAGTTATTCCAAATCGATTGAGGATCGCCATCTAAGACACCCCCTTCAATTACATTATCCATAATACTAAATAAATcaatgcaattttttttttcataatatgaAGAGTTTTCACTAAGATTACtacataaattttcataataactCTTCTCATGATATCCTCcaaaatttgtaaattcaTACGGTGGCTTATTTTCCAAAAAGTTATactaaaaaagtaaaagaaaataaaatgaataaattttatttatgatcGATTATTAAGTGAACATTGTAAATGTTGCAAATGTTACAAATGTTGCAAATGTTGCAAATGTTGCAAATGTTGCAAATGTTGCAAATGTTGCAAATGTTGCAAATGTTGCAAATGTTGCAAATGTTGCAAATGTTGCAAATGTTGCAAATGTTGCAAATGTTGCAAATGTTGCAAATATTGTAAACATCGCAAATGTTGCAAATATTGTAAACACTCTGATTAGTGTTGTCTTAAATTGTCAAGGTCTAAGCAGCTACTAAAAAAGCTAGCGACAAATAGTGATTttagtatatacatatatatatctatatatatatagttaaatTGTACCTCCGATCCCAATTCTGCAAGAGACATGTTGTTTCTGGATAATTTaggtaaaatgaaattaaataatgataaaatgtctatataataattgtcTATTATATCATAgatactttatatattaacaaatagAATAATCTATTgacttatgtatgtacgtatgtatgtatgtatatatatatatataatatatatatttatactcattcattttttatgttttttcacTAATTTTAGCATAAAAATATCCCAAAGaaagaattaataattcTTAGTTATTTATAGGAAAGAACACAACTAAAATAGCACTACATTAATATAACCCTAATATAAAGTAAACCcacttttaattataaaaaaaatatgttattatgtaatatgtatTCTATCCTTATATGTTCCTATATgcaactatatatattatactatatattatgatatatactataatattttattttattattttattttattttactaagATGTTCCATTCAAATAgacaatttattttatatgtctAACGTCCAAAATAGTATTGGTCTTCATATTCATCGAAGAactattttatcttattttttgacCATTATCTAATTTATCCTTAAAAATAAGGtttacagaaaaaatattgcGCATgtaagaaacaaaaaatatatattgtatactctttctatttaataattatttaatagttaataattatttaatggttaatatttatttaataataattatttaatataaaatttattataacatacAAGATAATAACTCCTTAATAAAAGGTATTCTTAtcattacataataataattattctataaCGTTGTTCTAACCCCATAATAGTATCAGGTAAAATCCATGCATAtgcaaatattaatatttacgtaaaaaaaaaaaaaaaaaaaaaaaatacataacaCAAATGACACTtttctaattatataaaaaaaatattatcacaTAAATagacattttttattattataataatccatttagttttaaaatattaaaaaaaatagttgtacaatttttaaatataataagccccgttgtcattttttttttttattttatataccatatatatatatatatatatatatatatatatatatatatatttatatatatatattatatatatatgttgtgtTTATCGCCCATTATTCGCATTTACTGATTTATTTGAACAGTAAAAAAGTAAGGAAAGAATTTATTATCATGTTATAACGAAATTTATGtcgaattaaaaaaaaaaaaaattggggAAAAATTGCGGacaattattttatggataataattttaaaaatgagggggagaaaatatgttttctatatttctgtggacatataaaataaaaatattttgtatgcaaattttaattaaaaaaaaattaatataattttatataaaaaaaattaatttattttatattatataaaaaatgtattattatttataatatatttttttatttctttttcaagtatataattatgaaatataatattaagccaaaaaaaaataatgcatcaaaattttgaattttcctatattatgatataacaaaaatacgTATTTCgtcttccatttttattagaattctaataaataaaggtattacatttttagagaaaaaaaaaaaaaaaaaagtgttaaaaaaattccccttcatttttttttcctgttttaCAAGTAAATATTACGCAATAATGATACAAGGAAGTAtcaataagtatatatatatatatatattattatttattatgtatgtatgtatcgCCTTATATAAGTCCATTTAATACCTTAAAAGGGTTAAACATGTCTGACAAAAATATTTCCAAAAGAATtgctattcttttttatatgatcATGTGaacttttcatttctttaaGTACAACACAGagattgaaaaaaataatatattacattttttttttttttagttaaattttattttccggGTTTGGAAGATAATCCATTTTATCCTATTTAACtgtaatgaaaatatatgttgtatatattttgtattatatatgtatgtacatatata is a window from the Plasmodium malariae genome assembly, chromosome: 2 genome containing:
- the PmUG01_02010300 gene encoding PIR protein; the encoded protein is MSLAELGSEYNFLENKPPYEFTNFGGYHEKSYYENLCSNLSENSSYYEKKNCIDLFSIMDNVIEGGVLDGDPQSIWNNFKEWFPQNKRGIDFSSVAMRDLITKFGEYITANISKKFDEFKASYMSNVELSDLTKLYYFTKNVGNIDKKILDVDSSDRNKYCNFINECLQIYRIYKYTTCEGNSPRQFDGNPICMEADNFFESYKNILYDDLKSLGMVTSEQASIDDLVKCSRNDYTYLYNYVFGIRKLSGFDNTRIVLLTMFGIFLIMFILYKFTPLGSLVQPRKRKTRKLWRNIQKQIHEQVNEGNTDFADSYLSIPSVSSSNYMESR